One Paralichthys olivaceus isolate ysfri-2021 chromosome 8, ASM2471397v2, whole genome shotgun sequence genomic region harbors:
- the mcoln1a gene encoding mucolipin-1a yields the protein MAATGLQDSPEQKSLSCSVTHYGSTDSSGEHESNSHGNNHTNHQCPTAGAGQWVVADQGEEALRRKLKYFFMSPCDKYHAKGRKPFKLGLQLLKIIIVTAQLVLFGLSNQVVVTFKEENTMTFKHLFLKDYDESSDDSFAVYTQRNVYDHIFYTVEKYLALPETTVGRYAYVYDVGVNGSALSLCQQYYKKGRIDPANDTFNIDPHISTDCVGVNPLSMPPSSLSSSYKNFTLKFHKLINVTIEFQLKAINIQTIINNEIPDCYTFYITIVLDNKAHSGKVKIRLENQASIKECKDPSVSGQAENYSRVAFDIVVALVCMVSLLLCGRSILRGITLQQEFVQFFKETLDRKVCWADRLEFINGWYILLIVSDILTITGSIIKIGIESKNMSSYDLCGILLGTSTLLVWVGVIRYLTFFQKYNILIITLRVALPNVIRFCLCVAVIYLGYCFCGWIVLGPYHVKFRSLSMVSECLFSLINGDDMFVTFAGMQESSTLVWLFSQVYLYTFISLFIYMVLSLFIALITGAYETIKHQTQESIHITDLQAFIAECTDAPSSGKFRGLETSPCSFFCCCDRTTTYEDVLLVN from the exons AGCAAAAAAGCCTGTCCTGCTCGGTGACACACTATGGCTCCACAGACAGCAGCGGCGAGCATGAGAGCAACAGTCATGGCAACAACCATACCAACCATCAGTGTCCCACAGCAGGAGCAGGTCAATGGGTCGTGGCTGACCAGGGAGAGGAGGCCCTTCGCAGGAAGCTGAAATACTTCTTCATGAGTCCTTGTGATAAATATCACGCCAAGGGCCGCAAGCCATTTAAGCTGGGCCTGCAGCTGCTCAAGATCATCATTGTCACAGCTCAG TTGGTGCTGTTTGGCCTCAGTAACCAGGTGGTGGTGACCTTCAAGGAGGAGAACACGATGACCTTCAAGCATCTCTTCCTCAAAGACTACGATGAGTCCTCAGACGACTCCTTTGCGGTTTACACGCAGAGGAATGTCTATGACCACATCTTCTACACCGTGGAGAAG TATCTGGCCTTACCGGAGACCACAGTGGGACGCTACGCATACGTGTACGATGTTGGCGTGAATGGCAGCGCGCTCTCCCTCTGCCAGCAGTACTACAAGAAGGGACGCATCGACCCAGCCAACGACACTTTCAATATAGACCCCCACATCTCCACAG ACTGTGTAGGTGTGAACCCTCTGTCCATGCCTCCGTCTTCACTCAGCAGCAGCTACAAGAACTTTACGCTCAAGTTCCACAA GCTGATTAATGTCACAATAGAGTTCCAGTTGAAGGCAATCAATATACAGACCATCATTAACAACGAGATCCCAGACTGCTACACCTTTTACATAACG ATTGTTCTGGACAACAAGGCGCACAGCGGCAAGGTGAAGATCCGGTTAGAAAATCAGGCATCGATTAAAGAGTGTAAAGACCCGAGCGTCTCTGGACAGG CTGAGAACTACTCTCGTGTAGCTTTTGACATCGTGGTGGCGCTGGTGTGCATGGTGTCACTGCTTCTCTGCGGACGCTCCATACTGCGAGGCATCACGCTGCAGCAG gagTTTGTGCAGTTCTTTAAGGAAACTCTGGATCGTAAAGTGTGCTGGGCAGACCGGCTGGAGTTCATTAACGGCTGGTACATCCTCCTCATCGTCAGTGATATCCTCACCATTACCGGGAGTATCATCAAAATTGGCATTGAGTCTAAG AATATGTCCTCCTATGACCTCTGTGGCATCTTGTTAGGGACCTCCACTCTCCTGGTGTGGGTGGGAGTCATTCGCTACCTCACGTTCTTCCAGAAATACAAT aTTCTGATCATCACACTGCGAGTTGCGTTGCCCAACGTGATTCGATTCTGCCTCTGTGTGGCCGTCATCTATCTGGGCTACTGCTTCTGTGGCTGGATCGTCCTGGGACCGTACCATGTCAAG tTCCGCTCCCTGTCCATGGTTTCGGAATGCCTGTTCTCCCTTATCAACGGGGACGACATGTTTGTGACGTTCGCAGGGATGCAGGAGAGCAGCACTCTGGTGTGGCTGTTCAGCCAAGTTTACCTGTACACCTTCATCTCCCTCTTCATCTACATGGTGCTGTCGCTGTTCATTGCTCTTATCACAGGAGCCTACGAGACCATTAAG CACCAAACCCAAGAATCCATCCACATCACGGACTTACAGGCCTTCATAGCAGAGTGTACGGACGCACCAAGCTCTGGGAAGTTCAGGGGTCTGGAAACCTCGCCGTGctccttcttctgctgctgcgacag AACAACCACATATGAAGACGTCCTGCTGGTGAACTGA